From Carassius gibelio isolate Cgi1373 ecotype wild population from Czech Republic chromosome B23, carGib1.2-hapl.c, whole genome shotgun sequence, the proteins below share one genomic window:
- the zmp:0000001088 gene encoding trypsin, whose amino-acid sequence MNLPLLLLCVLLELLVVSCQDVMQSRIVGGYVPAPYSIRYIVSIQSATGQHFCGGTLINKYWILTAAHCNIGAANMRIVAGDFSVGLYEGTEQFRRPHVLIPHPQYNRATNNADIMLIKLQSPVYVNSFVSLAPLPRQDAMVAVGRLCTVSGWGFTTPMGGIPDTLRTVKLPIVSSTVCNATDSFNGNITENMICAGYSEGGKDACKGDSGGPLVCEGRVYGIVSWGNGCADARYPGVYTSVSRFRQWIDGTIFGFYGRCLKY is encoded by the exons ATGAACCTGCcgctgcttctgctctgtgtTCTCCTGGAGCTCCTCGTGGTGAGCT GTCAGGATGTGATGCAGAGTCGTATCGTGGGTGGATACGTCCCAGCGCCGTACTCCATCAGATACATCGTTTCCATTCAGAGCGCCACGGGCCAGCACTTCTGTGGCGGGACCTTGATTAACAAATACTGGATCCTGACCGCAGCACACTGCAATATAGG GGCGGCAAACATGAGGATCGTGGCTGGAGACTTTTCTGTGGGATTATATGAGGGGACGGAGCAGTTCCGCAGGCCTCATGTTTTAATACCTCACCCACAGTACAACAGAGCCACCAATAACGCAGACATCATGCTCATTAAG CTGCAGTCTCCCGTCTATGTGAACAGCTTTGTGTCTCTGGCGCCGCTGCCTCGGCAGGACGCTATGGTGGCCGTGGGTCGCTTGTGCACTGTGTCCGGCTGGGGCTTCACCACTCCAATGGGAGGAATCCCTGACACCCTGCGCACGGTCAAGTTGCCCATCGTGTCCAGCACAGTGTGCAATGCCACGGACTCTTTTAATGGAAACATCACAGAGAATATGATCTGTGCAGGATACAGCGAAGGAGGGAAAGACGCATGTAAG GGGGATTCTGGAGGGCCGCTGGTGTGTGAGGGCCGTGTTTATGGCATCGTCTCCTGGGGCAATGGCTGTGCTGATGCCCGGTACCCCGGTGTCTACACATCCGTCTCCAGGTTTCGTCAATGGATCGATGGAACTATATTTGGCTTTTATGGAAGGTGCCTCAAGTATTAG